In one Lolium rigidum isolate FL_2022 chromosome 3, APGP_CSIRO_Lrig_0.1, whole genome shotgun sequence genomic region, the following are encoded:
- the LOC124697578 gene encoding F-box protein At5g07610-like → MQLGGGEEGCKDPGNPPATGHQVRGRAAPSPSHSSPPFPSTEPSSSEEHEDEQQQQAAASLPEDALVEILSRVPYRSLRRFSCVSKPWLALCSDPKIRRRCPQTLSGFFYSGLRDIKFHNLLAGGAPPMLDPSMPFLRESYMLVILVQCCNSLLLCQCMKWTSGGGCTIDYVVCNPATEKWDVIPPIALPGREERPLGYVAMTTVYLGFDAAIPSRFVLFVPQSSHCDETTEVAIFSSQTGRWTSVQNEWGDQIILHPSRECVFVNGTMHITTLYSSVATVNAEGKVWRNIKLPYVKSIHPLAAPDSTGHSQGRFYAWQIDNDGDCQLYVWVLEDYDRGKWTLKHTVDVLELFGRHHREDAESYNMFAIHPERNLIFLADGKEMAVSYDMDDRKVNVICTSGEFAQFGGLPYTPCFAE, encoded by the exons atgcaactAGGAGGAGGGGAAGAAGGCTGCAAGGATCCGGGCAACCCGCCGGCGACCGGCCACCAAGTCCGCGGCAGGGCCGCTCCATCTCCATCCCATTCGTCGCCGCCGTTCCCCTCCACCGAGCCATCGTCGTCCGAG GAACATGAggacgagcagcagcagcaggccgcGGCGAGCCTGCCGGAGGACGCCCTGGTCGAGATCCTGTCCCGGGTGCCCTACAGGTCGCTCCGCCGCTTCAGTTGCGTGTCCAAGCCGTGGCTTGCCCTCTGCTCCGATCCCAAGATCCGCAGGAGGTGCCCGCAGACCCTCTCCGGCTTCTTCTACTCCGGCCTCCGTGACATCAAGTTCCACAATTTGCTCGCGGGAGGTGCTCCCCCTATGCTCGATCCCTCCATGCCTTTCCTGCGCGAGAGCTACATGCTCGTCATACTCGTACAATGCTGCAACAGCCTTCTCCTCTGCCAGTGCATGAAATGGACTTCAGGGGGAGGATGCACCATTGATTACGTCGTCTGCAACCCCGCCACAGAGAAGTGGGATGTAATACCTCCTATAGCATTGCCGGGCCGAGAGGAACGCCCACTTGGTTATGTGGCGATGACCACTGTCTATTTAGGTTTTGACGCGGCCATTCCGTCCCGCTTTGTGCTGTTTGTGCCCCAGAGCAGCCATTGCGACGAAACTACAGAGGTTGCCATCTTCTCATCGCAAACTGGAAGATGGACTTCCGTGCAGAATGAGTGGGGCGACCAAATTATTCTGCATCCAAGTCGGGAATGCGTCTTCGTGAATGGGACTATGCATATCACTACCCTTTATTCCTCAGTAGCCACAGTCAACGCCGAGGGGAAAGTTTGGAGGAATATTAAGCTGCCATATGTAAAAAGCATTCATCCTTTAGCTGCTCCCGATTCCACTGGTCACTCTCAGGGACGCTTCTATGCGTGGCAGATAGATAATGATGGTGACTGTCAACTCTATGTTTGGGTTCTTGAGGATTACGACAGGGGGAAGTGGACCTTGAAGCACACCGTGGACGTTTTGGAACTGTTTGGAAGGCATCACCGCGAAGATGCCGAGTCCTATAACATGTTTGCAATTCACCCGGAACGTAATTTGATTTTCCTTGCTGATGGGAAAGAGATGGCGGTGTCATATGATATGGATGACCGCAAAGTGAATGTTATCTGCACTTCTGGAGAATTCGCGCAATTTGGTGGTCTACCTTATACTCCTTGTTTTGCGGAATGA